A single genomic interval of Juglans regia cultivar Chandler chromosome 1, Walnut 2.0, whole genome shotgun sequence harbors:
- the LOC108986641 gene encoding probable protein phosphatase 2C 58 isoform X1, protein MYKHDGSSLCWQKCVLMTCSMPTYNVKAGFGSSDTGKGKSKTSKHITHGFHMVKGKSSHPMEDYVVSEFKQVKDKELGLFAIFDGHSGHDVPSYLQSHLFDNILKQNDFWTETESAIRRAYHETDDDILKKTSVLGRGGSTAVTAILIGGEKLVVANVGDSRAVICKNGVAKQLSVDHEPSKEKRLIESRGGFVSNLPGDVPRVDGQLAVARAFGDKSLKLHLSSEPNVAVEMIDDDTESIILASDGIWKVMTNEDAVNCIKHIKDARSAAKHLIEEAVSRKSKDDISCIVVKFQGEVLC, encoded by the exons ATGTACAAACATGATGGATCTTCATTATGCTGGCAAAAATGTGTGCTGATGACTTGCTCAATGCCTACCTATAAT GTAAAGGCAGGGTTTGGCTCGTCTGACACTGGAAAAGGCAAAAGCAAAACATCAAAGCACATCACACATGGCTTTCACATGGTAAAGGGAAAATCAAGTCATCCCATGGAAGATTATGTAGTATCTGAATTCAAGCAAGTTAAGGACAAGGAGTTGGGCTTGTTTGCAATATTTGATGGCCATTCAGGTCATGATGTTCCAAGCTACTTGCAAAGTCATctctttgataatattttaaaacag AATGACTTTTGGACTGAAACAGAGAGTGCTATAAGGAGAGCTTATCATGAAACAGATGATGATATATTGAAGAAAACTTCAGTTTTGGGAAGAGGAGGGTCCACAGCTGTAACTGCAATACTGATCGGTGGTGAAAAGCTTGTAGTAGCAAATGTTGGAGATTCTAGGGCTGTTATATGTAAGAATGGTGTAGCCAAACAACTCTCAGTTGATCATGAGCCAAGCAAGGAGAAAAGGTTGATTGAGAGTCGTGGTGGTTTCGTATCAAACCTTCCAG GGGATGTCCCGCGTGTTGATGGACAGCTTGCTGTAGCAAGGGCATTTGGTGATAAGAGCTTAAAGTTACACCTTAGTTCAGAACCTAATGTGGCAGTTGAGATGATAGATGATGATACAGAATCCATTATTTTAGCAAGTGATGGGATATGGAAG GTGATGACAAACGAAGATGCAGTAAATTGTATTAAACACATTAAGGATGCTCGGTCAGCGGCAAAGCATTTAATAGAGGAGGCTGTTTCTAGGAAAAGTAAGGATGACATATCCTGCATAGTAGTGAAGTTCCAAGGAGAGGTTCTCTGCTAG
- the LOC108986631 gene encoding protein TPX2, with protein MAEMAEESNRMISTMMMIDETYEFSAPRFYDFIKGETEEEVIKAELWFDSALTYAPSPCMPRIRTGRSFTVESLCSFNEADQIMQKTSESSHPKATDSNSEAKAQGEVMPAETKKQEVTPIEAKEQNSAQVSADKVISEDDKGEGACTEETGRVCAGRAPASVKIEASDDKSNCKSSVNVGTEACTPKPTMTSRKGDLMTDSKKHQTAKKIASLVRNPSALKPRNQSQSSHAKSIKPSSVKRETTVKNPAGTPNLAQENQAIKRQKLEGGKTRQILNVKPQLLPHKSKLGLTSGTSNLCSSAANKTNKEDRKVYVREPAKPFVSMAEMMKKFESSTRDLSLPVNTSLSHMKARLTLTRPKDPELETAQRVRSIRVKSTAELEEEMMAKIPKFRARPLNKKILEARTLPAIPRTTPQPPEFQEFHLETMARANQNAESASVASTELSHQNNPWKPHLTAPKSPLLQTLLRARPPRVKSSFELEKEELEKLPKFKAKPLNKKIFESKGDLGMFCNAKKHVTVPQEFHFATDERIPPPVAVVDLFDKLSLNSEPRHDNPIPRNTTPNPFHLHTEERGAEKERRLYMELMQKQLEEERARVPRANPYPYTTDYPVIPPKPEPKHCTKPEPFQLESLVRHEEEMQREMEERSRVEKEEAQKKIFKALPILKEDPIPVPEKARKPLTQVQEFNLHVDNRAVDRAEFDQKIKEKEMTYKRYREESEAARMMEEEKALKQLRRTLVPHARPVPNFNQPFCPQKSSRETTKAKSPNLRVLQRKERRKAFNAVATAVSSAAAHMR; from the exons ATGGCGGAAATGGCTGAGGAGTCGAATAGAATGATATCCACGATGATGATGATAGACGAAACGTACGAGTTCTCGGCGCCGCGGTTCTACGATTTTATAAAGGGAGAGACGGAGGAAGAAGTCATAAAAGCCGAGCTTTGGTTCGACTCCGCTCTAACCTACGCTCCTTCCC CTTGTATGCCTAGAATCAGGACTGGTAGATCTTTTACAGTTGAGAGCTTATGCAGCTTCAATGAAGCTGACCAAATAATGCAAAAG ACCTCAGAGTCATCACACCCAAAGGCTACTGATAGTAACTCAGAAGCTAAAGCTCAAGGAGAGGTTATGCCCGCTGAAACCAAGAAACAAGAAGTAACACCCATTGAGGCCAAAGAACAAAATAGCGCCCAA GTTTCTGCTGATAAGGTGATTAGTGAAGATGATAAAGGAGAAGGTGCATGCACCGAAGAAACTGGAAG AGTTTGTGCTGGAAGAGCTCCTGCCAGTGTTAAAATAGAAGCTAGTGATGACAAGTCGAATTGTAAATCCAGTGTTAATGTAGGAACTGAAGCTTGCACACCTAAGCCTACAATGACTTCTCGAAAGGGAGACCTGATGACAGATTCGAAGAAACACCAAACAGCTAAAAAGATAGCCAGTTTGGTTAGGAACCCATCAGCATTAAAGCCTAGAAATCAATCACAGTCATCCCATGCCAAAAGCATCAAACCATCCAGTGTGAAGAG GGAGACAACTGTGAAAAACCCTGCTGGGACTCCCAATTTAGCTCAAGAGAACCAGGCCATTAAGCGGCAGAAGTTGGAAGGAGGAAAAACTAGACAG ATACTTAATGTCAAACCTCAACTTTTGCCCCACAAGTCAAAACTGGGTCTTACAAGTGGCACTTCCAACTTATGCTCTTCAGCTGCTAATAAAACTAACAAAGAGGACAGAAAG GTTTACGTACGGGAACCAGCCAAACCATTTGTTTCAATGGCAGAAATGATGAAGAAGTTCGAGTCAAGTACCAGAGACTTGTCACTGCCCGTTAATACTTCTCTCTCACAT ATGAAGGCCAGACTCACATTGACAAGGCCCAAGGATCCTGAACTTGAAACTGCCCAACGGGTTCGTTCCATCAGAGTAAAAAGTACTGCTGAGCTTGAGGAAGAAATGATGGCTAAAATTCCGAAGTTCAGAGCTCGACCACtaaataaaaag ATTCTCGAAGCTCGAACTTTGCCTGCAATACCAAGAACTACACCGCAGCCACCAGAATTTCAG GAATTCCATTTGGAGACAATGGCAAGGGccaatcagaatgcagaatcagctTCTGTGGCTTCGACAGAATTGTCCCATCAG AATAATCCATGGAAGCCTCATCTGACTGCACCAAAAAGCCCTTTACTTCAGACATTATTGAGGGCTCGTCCCCCTAGGGTGAAAAGCTCTTTTGAACTTGAGAAAGAGGAGCTTGAAAAACTACCTAAATTTAAGGCAAAGCCTTTGAATAAGAAG ATCTTTGAAAGCAAAGGGGATTTGGGAATGTTCTGTAATGCAAAGAAACACGTTACCGTACCTCAAGAATTTCATTTTGCAACGGATGAGAGAATTCCACCGCCTGTTGCTGTTGTTGATTTGTTTGACAAG CTTTCTTTGAATTCAGAACCTCGTCATGATAATCCGATTCCAAGAAACACTACTCCAAATCCATTCCACCTTCACACAGAG GAAAGAGGGGCCGAGAAAGAGAGGAGATTATATATGGAGCTCATGCAGAAACAGTTGGAAGAGGAAAGAGCAAGGGTTCCCAGGGCAAACCCGTACCCATATACCACTGACTATCCTGTG ATTCCACCAAAGCCGGAGCCCAAGCATTGCACAAAACCAGAACCTTTCCAATTGGAAAGTTTGGTGAGGCACGAAGAGGAAATGCAAAGGGAAATGGAAGAAAGGAGTAGGGTGGAGAAAGAAGAAGCCCAGAAGAAAATTTTCAAGGCACTGCCAATTCTGAAAGA GGACCCTATTCCAGTTCCAGAGAAAGCACGCAAACCCCTCACTCAAGTTCAGGAATTTAATCTCCATGTAGATAATCGAGCTGTGGATAGAGCTGAGTTTGATCAAAAG atcaaagaaaaagaaatgacgTATAAGAGATATAGAGAAGAGAGCGAGGCGGCACGGATG ATGGAGGAAGAGAAGGCCCTGAAACAATTGAGAAGGACATTGGTTCCCCATGCAAGACCAGTGCCTAATTTCAACCAGCCTTTCTGCCCCCAAAA GTCTTCCAGGGAAACAACAAAAGCAAAATCACCAAATTTGCGTGTGCTCCAGAGAAAAGAAAGGCGAAAAGCGTTCAATGCTGTGGCTACTGCAGTTTCAAGTGCCGCTGCTCATATGAGATAG
- the LOC108986641 gene encoding probable protein phosphatase 2C 58 isoform X2 yields MNGREILHKIIVKAGFGSSDTGKGKSKTSKHITHGFHMVKGKSSHPMEDYVVSEFKQVKDKELGLFAIFDGHSGHDVPSYLQSHLFDNILKQNDFWTETESAIRRAYHETDDDILKKTSVLGRGGSTAVTAILIGGEKLVVANVGDSRAVICKNGVAKQLSVDHEPSKEKRLIESRGGFVSNLPGDVPRVDGQLAVARAFGDKSLKLHLSSEPNVAVEMIDDDTESIILASDGIWKVMTNEDAVNCIKHIKDARSAAKHLIEEAVSRKSKDDISCIVVKFQGEVLC; encoded by the exons ATGAATGGTCGAGAAATCCTCCACAAGATTATA GTAAAGGCAGGGTTTGGCTCGTCTGACACTGGAAAAGGCAAAAGCAAAACATCAAAGCACATCACACATGGCTTTCACATGGTAAAGGGAAAATCAAGTCATCCCATGGAAGATTATGTAGTATCTGAATTCAAGCAAGTTAAGGACAAGGAGTTGGGCTTGTTTGCAATATTTGATGGCCATTCAGGTCATGATGTTCCAAGCTACTTGCAAAGTCATctctttgataatattttaaaacag AATGACTTTTGGACTGAAACAGAGAGTGCTATAAGGAGAGCTTATCATGAAACAGATGATGATATATTGAAGAAAACTTCAGTTTTGGGAAGAGGAGGGTCCACAGCTGTAACTGCAATACTGATCGGTGGTGAAAAGCTTGTAGTAGCAAATGTTGGAGATTCTAGGGCTGTTATATGTAAGAATGGTGTAGCCAAACAACTCTCAGTTGATCATGAGCCAAGCAAGGAGAAAAGGTTGATTGAGAGTCGTGGTGGTTTCGTATCAAACCTTCCAG GGGATGTCCCGCGTGTTGATGGACAGCTTGCTGTAGCAAGGGCATTTGGTGATAAGAGCTTAAAGTTACACCTTAGTTCAGAACCTAATGTGGCAGTTGAGATGATAGATGATGATACAGAATCCATTATTTTAGCAAGTGATGGGATATGGAAG GTGATGACAAACGAAGATGCAGTAAATTGTATTAAACACATTAAGGATGCTCGGTCAGCGGCAAAGCATTTAATAGAGGAGGCTGTTTCTAGGAAAAGTAAGGATGACATATCCTGCATAGTAGTGAAGTTCCAAGGAGAGGTTCTCTGCTAG